The following coding sequences are from one Verrucomicrobiia bacterium window:
- a CDS encoding IS110 family transposase, giving the protein MLTTLPGVGKILGMTITMEVGDIHRFADPGHFASYCRAVEAKRISNRKQKGENNSKCGNKYLAWAFVEAANFARRSDEQCRKWFDRKAAKTSNVIATKALACKLAKAAWFLMAEATDYDPKRMFGQPGKPEMSS; this is encoded by the coding sequence GTGCTAACCACGCTGCCCGGGGTGGGCAAGATTCTAGGGATGACCATTACGATGGAGGTGGGCGACATCCATCGGTTTGCGGACCCTGGCCACTTTGCCAGCTACTGCCGGGCGGTGGAGGCCAAGCGCATCTCCAACCGCAAGCAGAAGGGAGAGAACAACTCCAAATGCGGGAACAAGTATCTGGCCTGGGCGTTTGTGGAAGCGGCCAACTTCGCGCGGCGTTCCGACGAGCAGTGCCGGAAGTGGTTTGACCGCAAGGCGGCCAAGACCAGCAACGTGATCGCGACTAAGGCACTGGCCTGCAAGCTGGCCAAAGCGGCCTGGTTTCTAATGGCAGAGGCAACCGATTACGATCCCAAGCGAATGTTTGGGCAGCCTGGCAAACCCGAAATGAGCAGTTGA
- a CDS encoding adenine phosphoribosyltransferase, with translation MSATIEQPPTIKEIENAIRNVPDFPKTGIQFKDITPLLADARLFSGSIDLLTNGLKPGMVDAVVGIDARGFIFAAAAALKLQAGFVPVRKKGKLPFQTHEQDYNLEYGTATVAMHVDALKPGARVLLIDDLLATGGTAAAAAALVQKLGGEILQISFLIELSFLGGREKLKPYAVRSLVVY, from the coding sequence ATGAGCGCAACCATTGAGCAGCCCCCGACCATAAAGGAAATCGAGAACGCAATCCGGAACGTGCCGGATTTTCCAAAGACGGGCATTCAATTCAAAGACATCACGCCGTTGTTGGCGGATGCGCGGCTCTTTTCCGGCAGCATCGACCTGCTCACAAACGGTTTGAAACCCGGCATGGTGGACGCGGTAGTCGGAATTGATGCGCGCGGCTTTATTTTTGCCGCAGCCGCAGCCCTCAAGCTCCAGGCCGGGTTTGTCCCTGTCCGAAAAAAGGGCAAACTGCCCTTTCAAACCCACGAACAGGACTACAACCTTGAATATGGGACGGCGACGGTTGCGATGCACGTGGATGCCCTCAAGCCGGGTGCGCGGGTGTTGCTCATTGATGACCTCCTGGCCACCGGTGGAACGGCGGCTGCAGCGGCCGCATTGGTGCAGAAACTTGGAGGAGAGATTTTGCAAATCTCCTTTCTAATCGAATTGAGCTTCCTGGGCGGACGCGAGAAACTCAAGCCTTACGCCGTCCGATCATTGGTTGTGTATTGA
- the leuA gene encoding 2-isopropylmalate synthase, with the protein MLKNPSAKYRPFPPVHLPERQWPGRTLKKAPRWCSVDLRDGNQALAVPMNVSQKLELFQTLVKCGFKEIEVGFPSASNTEFTFNRRLIEERRAPEEVWLQVLVQAREDLIERTFQSLAGARKAIIHLYNSTSPAQRRVVFGMSRDEILRVAVRGATLIQERLPRLKGTEVMLQYSPESFSATEVEFAKEVSEAVMAVWQPTPERKMILNLPDTVEVATPNVYADQIEWMCRNIKNRESLVISLHTHNDRCTGVAATELGLLAGADRVEGTLFGNGERTGNLDIVTVALNLYMQGIDPGLDFTDLNALREIYERCTGMTVPARQPYAGELVFTAFSGSHQDAIKKGLSEWAKNAGRQHWDVPYLTIDPTDIGREYREVIRVNSQSGKGGVAYLLETEFGIELPKELQREFGPIANDEVDRLGREVSGAELKAMFWREYIERKSPWELKGFETESHNGLVHCRARLLRDGKPVEFAGEGNGPLAALVHGFGTAGVPRFEITHYSEHALSAGEEAAAIAYIQLKHTNGRMRWGAGVDTNIELASIRAVLSALNRSGAEKEAP; encoded by the coding sequence ATGCTAAAAAATCCTTCAGCCAAGTACAGACCCTTCCCGCCGGTCCATTTGCCGGAGAGGCAATGGCCGGGGCGCACGCTCAAGAAAGCGCCCAGGTGGTGCAGTGTGGATTTACGCGACGGCAACCAGGCGCTGGCCGTCCCGATGAACGTCAGCCAGAAACTGGAATTGTTTCAAACCCTGGTGAAGTGCGGGTTTAAAGAAATCGAGGTTGGTTTTCCCTCCGCTTCCAATACGGAGTTCACGTTCAACCGGCGCCTGATCGAGGAGCGGCGCGCCCCCGAAGAGGTGTGGCTCCAGGTCCTGGTCCAGGCGCGCGAAGACCTAATCGAACGCACCTTCCAATCGCTGGCTGGGGCGCGCAAGGCTATCATTCACCTCTATAATTCCACCTCGCCGGCCCAGCGGCGGGTTGTATTTGGCATGTCGCGAGATGAGATTTTGCGTGTCGCGGTGCGTGGGGCGACGCTGATTCAGGAGCGCCTGCCACGGCTTAAGGGCACCGAGGTCATGCTCCAGTATTCTCCGGAGAGCTTCAGCGCTACGGAGGTCGAATTTGCAAAAGAGGTCTCCGAAGCAGTGATGGCGGTCTGGCAACCGACTCCCGAGCGCAAGATGATCCTCAACTTGCCGGACACCGTCGAGGTCGCCACGCCCAATGTCTATGCCGACCAAATCGAGTGGATGTGCAGGAATATAAAGAATCGCGAGTCGCTGGTTATCAGCTTGCACACCCACAACGATCGGTGCACGGGCGTGGCTGCCACCGAGTTGGGATTGCTGGCGGGGGCTGACCGGGTCGAGGGGACGCTCTTCGGCAACGGCGAGCGCACGGGCAACCTGGATATTGTGACTGTCGCCCTCAATCTCTACATGCAAGGCATCGACCCAGGCTTGGATTTTACGGACCTCAATGCGTTGCGCGAGATTTACGAGCGTTGCACTGGGATGACCGTGCCGGCCCGCCAACCTTATGCCGGCGAACTGGTCTTTACGGCTTTCAGCGGGTCGCACCAGGACGCCATCAAGAAGGGCCTCAGCGAATGGGCCAAAAACGCAGGGCGCCAACATTGGGACGTGCCTTACCTGACGATTGACCCGACCGACATCGGGCGTGAGTACCGCGAGGTGATACGCGTTAACAGCCAGTCGGGCAAAGGCGGTGTGGCTTATCTGCTCGAAACTGAATTTGGAATCGAGCTGCCTAAAGAGCTGCAGCGCGAGTTTGGCCCAATTGCCAATGATGAGGTGGACCGGCTCGGGCGCGAGGTGAGCGGCGCCGAACTCAAGGCGATGTTCTGGCGCGAATACATCGAGCGCAAATCTCCATGGGAATTGAAGGGATTCGAAACCGAAAGCCATAATGGACTCGTCCACTGCCGGGCTCGCTTGTTGCGCGATGGCAAACCGGTCGAGTTCGCCGGGGAAGGGAACGGGCCTCTGGCAGCCTTGGTTCACGGATTCGGCACGGCGGGAGTGCCGCGCTTTGAGATTACGCACTATAGCGAACACGCCCTGAGCGCCGGGGAAGAGGCGGCGGCTATTGCATACATCCAACTCAAGCACACCAATGGGCGCATGCGCTGGGGGGCAGGAGTGGACACGAACATCGAGCTGGCCTCCATCAGGGCTGTCCTGAGCGCGTTGAACCGGTCCGGGGCGGAAAAAGAAGCGCCTTAA
- a CDS encoding sigma-70 family RNA polymerase sigma factor: MKLYLREIGQVKLLTPQEEIELAARIKKGDKKAREQMIKANLRLVVKIARDYEGIGLPLLDLISEGNIGLMKAVERFDPAKGGKLSTYGSWWIKQSIKRALANQSKTIRLPVHLVDKISKMRRTAMRLQEELGREPTDEELGEELGITASRVAQMRMAAIRPASLDAPIGDEDSNNFAEVVQDESADTPYEQLEEKTVTRMLQEMVKTLDPREATILRARFGLDGGPQKTLEEVGQKFGVTRERVRQIQNIALKKLRKMIEKMETTKT, encoded by the coding sequence ATCAAGCTGTACTTGCGCGAGATTGGCCAGGTCAAGCTGCTCACACCGCAGGAAGAAATCGAGCTGGCTGCCCGAATCAAGAAAGGCGACAAGAAAGCCCGGGAACAGATGATTAAGGCCAACCTGCGTCTGGTGGTGAAGATCGCCCGGGATTACGAAGGCATCGGCCTGCCCTTATTGGACCTGATCAGCGAAGGCAATATCGGCCTGATGAAGGCCGTCGAGCGCTTTGACCCGGCTAAAGGCGGCAAACTCTCCACCTACGGTTCGTGGTGGATTAAGCAATCCATAAAGAGGGCGTTAGCCAATCAATCCAAGACCATCCGCCTGCCGGTGCATTTGGTGGATAAAATCTCCAAAATGCGGCGCACGGCCATGCGTCTCCAAGAAGAGTTGGGCCGCGAACCCACGGATGAGGAGTTGGGCGAGGAATTAGGCATCACTGCCTCGCGCGTGGCCCAGATGCGCATGGCGGCCATCCGCCCCGCTTCCCTGGACGCCCCCATTGGCGATGAAGACTCGAACAACTTCGCTGAAGTGGTTCAGGACGAGAGTGCCGATACTCCTTACGAGCAACTGGAAGAAAAAACCGTCACCCGGATGTTGCAGGAGATGGTCAAGACCCTGGACCCTCGAGAGGCAACTATCCTGCGCGCCCGTTTCGGCCTGGATGGGGGGCCGCAAAAGACCCTCGAAGAAGTCGGCCAGAAATTTGGCGTTACCCGCGAACGGGTGCGCCAAATTCAAAATATTGCATTAAAAAAGCTCCGCAAGATGATCGAGAAGATGGAGACCACCAAGACCTGA
- a CDS encoding DegT/DnrJ/EryC1/StrS family aminotransferase, translating into MSHAMTIQAEKNGAVAYLDLPAQMRGLRKEIDAAIARTLDQCSFCLGPDVAQFEKEFARFCGVEHCIGFNSGTSALHIGLMLLGVGRGDEVITTPSTFVATSWAISYVGAKPVYVDIDDATFNLDPGLVERAITPRTKALMPVHLYGHPADLDPLLSICRKHNLPLVEDSAQAHGATYKGKMVGAFGAVSGFSFYPGKNLGAYGEGGALVTNNAAFAARARSLREHGSTQRYYHDEIGFNYRMEGIQGAVLGVKLKHLDSWTRERRRVAKRYQELLAATPLQLPREAPYAQSAWHLYVVRHPRRDELKKHLEANHIGCALHYPLPLHLQKAYAHLGYKPGDFPVAEKAARECLSLPIYPELPDAQIQRVAQVIKEFFQK; encoded by the coding sequence ATGTCTCACGCGATGACGATTCAGGCAGAAAAGAATGGCGCCGTTGCGTATCTCGATCTCCCGGCGCAAATGCGCGGGCTGCGCAAGGAAATCGATGCCGCCATCGCCCGCACACTCGACCAGTGCTCCTTTTGCCTCGGACCGGATGTGGCGCAGTTCGAGAAGGAGTTTGCCCGGTTTTGCGGGGTCGAGCATTGTATTGGATTTAACAGCGGCACTTCGGCGCTGCACATTGGGCTGATGCTGCTTGGGGTGGGCCGGGGCGACGAGGTCATTACCACACCGAGCACATTTGTGGCAACCAGTTGGGCTATCTCCTATGTGGGGGCAAAACCAGTGTATGTCGATATCGACGATGCCACCTTCAACCTCGACCCGGGCCTGGTCGAACGCGCCATCACACCGCGCACTAAAGCCCTCATGCCGGTCCACTTATACGGTCATCCGGCGGATTTGGACCCGTTGCTCTCGATTTGTCGCAAGCATAACCTCCCGCTTGTCGAAGATTCCGCCCAGGCCCACGGCGCTACTTACAAGGGCAAAATGGTCGGCGCCTTTGGCGCGGTTTCCGGCTTTAGTTTTTATCCAGGCAAAAACCTCGGGGCATACGGCGAAGGGGGCGCGCTGGTGACCAATAACGCCGCTTTCGCCGCCCGCGCCCGCTCCTTGCGCGAACACGGCTCGACCCAGCGCTATTATCACGATGAAATCGGGTTCAACTATCGCATGGAAGGCATTCAAGGAGCGGTGCTGGGGGTGAAGCTCAAGCACCTCGATAGCTGGACGCGCGAGCGTCGGCGCGTGGCCAAGCGCTATCAGGAACTGCTGGCCGCTACTCCCCTGCAGCTCCCTCGGGAGGCCCCTTACGCGCAAAGCGCCTGGCACTTATACGTCGTCCGCCATCCGCGGCGCGATGAGCTCAAAAAGCACCTGGAAGCCAATCACATCGGCTGCGCTTTGCACTATCCCTTGCCGCTGCACCTGCAGAAGGCCTACGCGCACCTCGGGTATAAGCCGGGTGATTTCCCTGTTGCTGAAAAGGCTGCACGGGAATGCTTGAGCCTGCCGATTTATCCCGAACTGCCGGATGCGCAGATTCAGCGCGTCGCCCAGGTGATAAAAGAATTCTTTCAAAAATAG